The following proteins come from a genomic window of Aquimarina sp. MAR_2010_214:
- the accC gene encoding acetyl-CoA carboxylase biotin carboxylase subunit, whose translation MFKKILIANRGEIALRVIRTCKEMGIKSVAVYSTADAESLHVRFADEAVCIGPAPSNESYLKMSNIIAAAEITNADAIHPGYGFLSENAKFSKICEEHEIKFIGASAEMIDQMGDKASAKATMKAAGVPTIPGSEGILDSFEETEKLADEMGYPVMLKATAGGGGKGMRAVWAKEDLRKAWDSARQEAAASFGNDGMYMEKLIEEPRHIEIQIVGDSNGRACHLSERDCSVQRRHQKLTEETPSPFMTDELRKKMGEAAVKASEYIKYEGAGTVEFLVDKHRNFYFMEMNTRIQVEHPITEQVVDYDLIREQILVAAGVPISGKNYFPQLHSIECRINAEDPYKDFRPSPGKITNLHIPGGHGVRVDTHVYSGYIIPPNYDSMIAKLITTAQTREEAINKMKRALDEFVVEGIKTTVPFHRQLMDHPDYIAGNYTTKFMEDFEMEDPTE comes from the coding sequence ATGTTTAAAAAAATTCTAATTGCAAATAGAGGTGAGATTGCATTGCGTGTAATCAGAACCTGCAAAGAAATGGGGATAAAATCCGTTGCGGTCTATTCTACAGCAGATGCAGAAAGTTTACATGTTCGTTTCGCAGATGAAGCCGTTTGTATCGGACCTGCTCCCAGTAATGAATCTTATCTTAAAATGTCTAATATTATTGCAGCTGCAGAAATCACAAATGCAGACGCAATACACCCAGGTTATGGTTTCCTATCAGAGAATGCCAAGTTTTCTAAGATTTGTGAAGAGCACGAAATAAAATTTATTGGTGCCAGTGCCGAAATGATTGATCAAATGGGTGATAAAGCCTCTGCAAAAGCTACTATGAAAGCAGCAGGAGTACCTACAATCCCAGGTAGTGAGGGTATACTCGATTCTTTTGAAGAAACCGAAAAACTTGCCGATGAAATGGGATACCCAGTAATGCTAAAAGCTACAGCTGGTGGTGGTGGAAAAGGTATGCGAGCTGTATGGGCAAAAGAAGATTTGAGAAAAGCATGGGATAGCGCCCGCCAGGAAGCTGCAGCCTCATTTGGTAATGACGGCATGTACATGGAAAAACTCATCGAAGAACCACGTCATATCGAAATTCAGATTGTAGGAGATAGCAACGGACGAGCATGTCATCTATCTGAAAGAGATTGCTCGGTACAACGCAGACATCAAAAACTTACAGAAGAAACCCCTTCGCCATTCATGACGGATGAATTGCGTAAAAAAATGGGTGAAGCTGCAGTAAAAGCTTCAGAATATATCAAATATGAAGGTGCAGGAACTGTAGAATTTTTGGTTGACAAACACCGAAATTTCTACTTTATGGAAATGAATACCCGTATCCAGGTAGAACATCCTATCACAGAACAAGTAGTTGACTATGATTTAATTAGAGAACAAATTCTTGTTGCTGCAGGAGTGCCTATTTCAGGAAAAAACTATTTTCCACAATTACACTCTATAGAATGTAGGATCAATGCAGAAGATCCATATAAAGATTTTCGACCTTCACCAGGTAAAATTACTAATTTACATATACCAGGAGGTCATGGTGTGCGAGTAGATACTCACGTATATAGCGGATATATTATTCCACCTAACTACGATTCTATGATTGCCAAGTTAATAACCACTGCACAAACACGTGAAGAGGCGATTAATAAAATGAAGAGAGCATTAGATGAATTCGTAGTAGAAGGTATAAAAACTACCGTTCCTTTTCATAGACAACTTATGGATCATCCAGATTATATCGCTGGAAATTATACCACCAAGTTTATGGAAGATTTTGAAATGGAAGACCCAACTGAATAA
- a CDS encoding beta-ketoacyl-ACP synthase III, whose translation MSKITAAITAVGAYVPDYVLTNDILATMVETNDEWITSRTGIKERRILKDKDKGTSFLGIKAAEDLIAKKNLDPKEIDMVIFATATPDLPVAATAAYTASKIGAVNAFSYDLQAACSSFLYGMSTAASYIESGRYKKVLVIGADKMSSIIDYTDRTTCIIFGDGGGAVLFEPNDEGLGLQDEYLRTDGIGREFLKIEAGGSILPPSEETVAKRQHFVQQDGKTVFKYAVSNMADASSKIMERNSLTGQDVNWLIAHQANKRIIDATAKRMELDQNKVLMNIQRYGNTTSATLPLLLHDYEKQLKKGDNIVFASFGGGFTWGSIYLKWAYNS comes from the coding sequence ATGAGTAAAATCACAGCCGCTATCACCGCTGTAGGTGCATACGTGCCAGACTATGTGTTAACTAATGATATATTAGCGACAATGGTCGAAACTAACGACGAATGGATAACCAGTCGTACAGGTATCAAAGAACGTAGAATACTAAAAGATAAAGATAAGGGAACTTCTTTCTTGGGTATAAAAGCAGCAGAAGATCTAATCGCTAAAAAAAATCTCGACCCTAAAGAGATTGATATGGTGATTTTTGCAACTGCTACTCCGGATCTTCCAGTTGCTGCAACGGCAGCGTATACAGCTTCAAAAATTGGAGCCGTAAATGCTTTTTCTTATGACTTACAGGCAGCTTGTTCCAGTTTTTTATATGGAATGTCTACTGCCGCTAGTTATATAGAATCAGGAAGGTATAAAAAAGTATTAGTAATAGGAGCAGATAAAATGTCTTCTATTATTGATTATACTGATCGTACCACTTGCATCATTTTTGGTGATGGTGGTGGAGCAGTTCTTTTTGAACCCAATGATGAAGGTTTAGGACTTCAAGATGAATACCTGCGTACCGATGGTATCGGAAGAGAATTCTTAAAAATTGAAGCCGGAGGGTCTATTCTACCTCCTTCAGAAGAAACTGTGGCCAAAAGGCAACACTTTGTTCAACAAGACGGAAAAACTGTATTTAAATATGCAGTTTCTAATATGGCAGATGCCAGTTCTAAGATTATGGAACGTAATAGTTTAACAGGACAGGATGTAAATTGGCTTATTGCACATCAAGCCAACAAACGTATCATTGATGCTACAGCCAAAAGGATGGAGCTAGATCAGAATAAAGTTCTTATGAATATCCAGCGATATGGTAATACAACCTCAGCCACCTTACCATTACTGTTACACGATTACGAAAAACAACTCAAAAAAGGAGATAACATAGTATTTGCTTCATTCGGTGGAGGCTTTACTTGGGGATCTATTTATCTTAAATGGGCCTATAATTCCTAA
- the pdxA gene encoding 4-hydroxythreonine-4-phosphate dehydrogenase PdxA: MKKEEKIRLGISIGDLNGIGSEVILKTFEDSRMLDFCTPVIFASVKILSFLKKQYTSNINLHGIDKTSQILDGKINVLNVWKEAVSINFGQEDEKVGGYAIKSLKSATEALKNDQIDVLVTAPINKHSIQSDEFKFPGHTDYLDQELEGNSLMFMITDDLKVGLLTDHVAVKDIADTITPELIEQKINTIHHALKQDFGISKPKIAVLGINPHSGDNGVIGKEDEDVLKPTIQNINESGKLVYGPYAADSFFGSNNYKAFDAVVASYHDQGLIPFKTLSFGKGVNYTAGLHKVRTSPDHGTAFEIAGKNLADNSSFKEAVFAALKIFKNRNEYNELTKNPLKRQPRKPQNKS, from the coding sequence ATGAAGAAAGAAGAAAAAATAAGATTAGGGATTTCTATTGGTGATCTTAACGGAATAGGAAGTGAAGTTATCCTTAAAACTTTTGAAGATTCGCGAATGTTAGATTTTTGTACCCCGGTAATTTTTGCCTCGGTAAAAATTCTTTCTTTCTTAAAAAAACAATACACAAGCAACATAAACCTTCATGGTATAGATAAGACATCGCAGATTCTGGATGGCAAAATAAATGTTCTTAATGTTTGGAAAGAAGCCGTTAGTATTAATTTTGGGCAAGAAGATGAAAAAGTAGGAGGCTATGCGATCAAATCGCTAAAATCTGCAACCGAAGCTTTAAAAAATGATCAAATTGATGTACTGGTAACTGCACCTATTAATAAACACAGTATACAATCTGATGAATTTAAATTCCCAGGACATACTGATTATCTGGATCAGGAACTAGAAGGAAATAGTCTTATGTTTATGATCACAGATGATTTAAAAGTTGGATTACTTACTGATCATGTTGCCGTTAAGGATATTGCAGATACTATAACTCCAGAATTAATTGAACAAAAAATAAATACTATTCATCACGCACTTAAACAGGATTTTGGTATCTCAAAACCAAAAATCGCAGTACTAGGAATCAATCCACATAGTGGAGATAATGGCGTAATTGGCAAAGAAGATGAAGATGTATTAAAACCGACAATCCAAAACATTAATGAATCTGGCAAATTAGTATACGGACCCTACGCGGCAGATAGTTTTTTTGGTTCTAATAATTATAAAGCTTTTGATGCAGTTGTAGCTTCATATCATGATCAGGGATTAATTCCTTTTAAAACACTATCTTTTGGCAAAGGAGTAAACTATACTGCAGGCTTACATAAAGTTCGCACTTCTCCAGATCACGGTACTGCTTTTGAAATTGCAGGGAAAAATCTGGCTGATAACAGTTCATTTAAAGAAGCCGTTTTTGCTGCATTAAAAATTTTTAAAAATAGAAACGAATATAATGAACTAACCAAAAACCCTTTAAAAAGACAACCTCGTAAACCACAAAACAAATCATAA
- the accB gene encoding acetyl-CoA carboxylase biotin carboxyl carrier protein, with protein sequence MDLKEIQNLIKFVAKSGASEVKLEMDDIKITIKTASEDGKETTIVQQLPITPQVVAPVQSTPPAITPAAVVEEKSTSDDNSKYITIKSPIIGTLYRKPSPDKPTFVEVGDSIKEGDVLCIIEAMKLFNEIESEVSGKIVKVLVDDSSPVEFDQPLFLVDPS encoded by the coding sequence ATGGATTTAAAAGAAATTCAGAATTTAATTAAATTCGTAGCCAAATCAGGAGCTAGCGAAGTAAAGTTAGAAATGGATGACATTAAAATCACCATTAAAACTGCATCAGAAGATGGTAAAGAAACCACAATTGTACAACAACTACCAATAACTCCTCAAGTGGTAGCTCCCGTACAATCAACACCTCCTGCAATTACACCTGCAGCAGTTGTAGAAGAAAAAAGTACTTCTGATGATAATTCAAAATACATAACTATCAAATCACCAATAATAGGTACTTTATACAGAAAACCATCACCAGACAAACCTACATTTGTAGAAGTTGGTGATTCAATAAAAGAAGGAGATGTACTTTGTATTATTGAGGCGATGAAACTCTTTAATGAAATTGAAAGTGAAGTTTCTGGTAAAATTGTAAAAGTATTAGTTGATGACTCTTCTCCAGTAGAATTTGATCAGCCACTATTCTTAGTAGACCCATCATAA
- a CDS encoding AraC family transcriptional regulator: MNNEIIYSITSPRKWQEILHKNTFSKLEGKKLILQEKSGRGTIDVVNIQEGLAITFIDITLSNSLKLKRIATKNNDHFILNFYFSSINIKEQIGTMTQLLGFEFYSIMLYSSMTESESIIPANIPVKVFNITFSKEWLYQNVLDTDNKTDNLQQFFSAHGPIYLYENLDFKFNAILKDITQSSENINKISLFSNVLQLLVSFFKKIEARSTIEKDVYINPIDLQNLLRVRELIEQNWQEKPSNKALAEQANMSLSKFKQLFKHIFGDSPYQYYLNFKMGKALELLQKKEYSISDIGYIVGYSNLSQFSKIFKKKYNFLPSEVNNYKA; this comes from the coding sequence ATGAATAATGAAATAATCTATAGTATAACTAGTCCTCGAAAATGGCAAGAGATTCTGCATAAGAATACCTTTTCAAAATTAGAAGGAAAAAAATTAATTTTACAAGAAAAATCTGGTAGAGGTACAATTGATGTTGTTAATATCCAAGAAGGATTAGCTATTACATTCATAGACATAACTTTATCTAATAGTCTTAAATTAAAGAGGATAGCAACAAAAAATAACGATCACTTTATACTTAACTTTTATTTTTCTAGTATAAACATAAAAGAACAAATAGGTACTATGACTCAATTATTAGGGTTTGAGTTTTATAGCATTATGTTATACTCTTCGATGACCGAATCCGAATCAATAATACCTGCAAATATTCCTGTTAAAGTTTTCAACATTACCTTCTCAAAAGAATGGCTATATCAAAATGTTTTGGATACAGATAATAAAACTGATAATCTTCAACAGTTTTTTAGCGCACACGGCCCGATCTATTTATATGAAAACTTAGATTTTAAGTTTAATGCTATATTAAAAGACATTACACAATCTTCAGAAAATATTAATAAAATATCCTTGTTCTCTAACGTATTACAACTTCTAGTTAGCTTTTTTAAAAAAATAGAAGCAAGATCTACAATAGAAAAAGATGTATATATTAATCCTATAGATCTACAAAACTTGCTAAGAGTAAGAGAATTAATAGAGCAAAATTGGCAAGAAAAACCGTCTAATAAAGCATTAGCAGAACAGGCCAATATGAGTCTGAGCAAATTCAAACAATTATTCAAACATATTTTTGGAGATAGCCCGTATCAATATTATTTGAATTTCAAAATGGGAAAAGCTCTCGAGTTGCTTCAAAAAAAGGAGTATTCAATCTCAGATATTGGATATATTGTAGGGTACTCAAATCTTAGTCAGTTCTCAAAAATTTTTAAAAAGAAATATAATTTCCTTCCCAGCGAAGTAAACAACTACAAAGCTTAA
- a CDS encoding DUF177 domain-containing protein, whose translation MIQLKEYTIPFVGLKQGLHQFEYQIDNTFFEHFEYDEFNSSAVKVDMEFNKKTTLLELQFKATGTVNVNCDLTNEPFDLPIKNEFFLVVKFGDEYNDENEELLIIPHGDYEVNVQQYIYELIVLAMPSKRVHPGVENGTLESDILEKLEELSPKEKTIVNNNEETDPRWDKLKNLLNDKQ comes from the coding sequence ATGATACAACTTAAAGAGTATACTATTCCTTTTGTTGGACTGAAGCAAGGATTACACCAGTTTGAGTATCAAATTGACAACACGTTCTTTGAACATTTTGAGTATGATGAGTTTAATTCATCTGCAGTAAAAGTTGATATGGAGTTTAATAAAAAAACAACTTTATTAGAACTTCAATTTAAAGCAACCGGAACTGTAAATGTAAATTGTGATCTCACCAATGAACCTTTTGACTTACCTATTAAAAATGAATTCTTTTTGGTAGTGAAGTTTGGAGACGAATATAATGATGAAAATGAAGAGCTTCTTATTATTCCTCACGGGGACTATGAAGTAAACGTTCAACAATATATCTATGAACTTATTGTTTTGGCTATGCCATCCAAAAGAGTTCATCCAGGTGTTGAAAATGGAACATTAGAATCAGACATACTTGAAAAACTAGAAGAATTAAGTCCGAAAGAAAAAACAATAGTGAATAACAATGAGGAAACAGATCCTCGCTGGGACAAATTAAAAAACTTATTAAACGATAAACAATAG
- a CDS encoding 3-oxoacyl-ACP synthase, whose protein sequence is MNPQKIKEEILHQCQNYVDQRLQRIQNTITGIQESLTSETKSTAGDKHETGRAMLQLEREKAGKQLAEVQKLQEVLAKINISPSEHIHLGSLVTTTQGHYFISISVGKLSIDDESFFAIAANSPIGKLLLGKTTGDCFSFNGNEIIIKQVS, encoded by the coding sequence ATGAATCCACAAAAAATCAAAGAAGAAATACTTCATCAATGCCAAAATTATGTAGATCAAAGATTACAAAGAATTCAAAATACTATTACTGGTATCCAAGAATCTTTAACTTCTGAAACCAAAAGTACTGCTGGAGATAAACATGAAACCGGACGAGCAATGTTACAATTAGAACGTGAAAAAGCAGGAAAACAATTAGCCGAAGTACAGAAATTACAAGAAGTCTTGGCCAAAATTAACATTTCTCCCTCAGAACATATTCATTTAGGTAGTCTGGTGACTACCACGCAAGGTCATTATTTTATTAGTATCTCTGTTGGTAAACTCTCTATAGACGATGAATCTTTTTTTGCCATAGCGGCTAATTCTCCTATTGGTAAATTACTATTAGGAAAAACTACTGGTGACTGTTTTAGCTTCAATGGAAATGAAATAATAATCAAACAAGTCTCTTAG
- a CDS encoding CocE/NonD family hydrolase, with protein sequence MLPNTLKLLIISIFAFLAGNCDHVDDSIDNSPPPVEYKILIKKDIQIKMRDGVFLSANVYRPDAEGKFPVIMSLGPYGKDNLPAEYDLKEDGDIQVSEYAAFETPDPAFWVKNGYIVIAVDSRGTGKSPGKVALLEKNEAQDFYDAIEWAGVQDWSSGKVGLNGVSYFGVSQWRVAAMKPPHLKAIMPYEGFTDLYRDGTYHGGISSTFIDRWFNYRILNNLSLENTGYRHLPNEINKSPLSTAQIYQDLDFENTLSQINIPAYAAVSIQDHGLHTRGTINGFQKIGSSNKWLELFGRKKWEYYYSEDATSRQKMFFDQFLKDENSGILNQAPIRYELREAFYKGSVKTANEWPIREREFIKMYLDAETMNMSTQPITNENTTSYDATVIEEPDLIMKKHRVIFKYSFAEDTDIVGSIKLNLFVSSDIADDIDLFVGLQKEDSNGETIYFQGPAKEKGQIASGWLRASHRALDKNKSTQEIPFHLHDHIEKISPKEIVEVQVEIWPTTVKFKQGEKLRLVIQGNDIVESQEEHKGILNKGNTTIYTGGTYKSYLQIPVLK encoded by the coding sequence ATGTTACCAAACACATTAAAACTTCTAATAATATCAATATTCGCTTTTTTGGCAGGCAATTGTGATCATGTAGATGACTCTATTGACAATTCACCACCACCTGTCGAATATAAAATATTAATCAAAAAGGATATCCAGATAAAAATGAGGGATGGTGTATTTCTATCTGCAAATGTATACCGACCAGACGCAGAAGGCAAATTTCCAGTAATTATGTCTTTAGGGCCTTACGGTAAGGACAATTTGCCTGCAGAATATGATTTGAAAGAAGATGGTGATATTCAAGTCTCAGAATATGCAGCTTTTGAAACACCAGATCCAGCATTTTGGGTGAAAAATGGATATATTGTAATTGCGGTAGATAGCAGAGGCACAGGCAAATCACCAGGAAAAGTAGCTTTATTAGAAAAAAATGAAGCACAAGACTTTTATGATGCAATAGAATGGGCAGGAGTTCAGGATTGGTCATCAGGAAAGGTTGGGTTAAATGGAGTTTCCTACTTTGGAGTCTCACAATGGAGAGTAGCAGCTATGAAGCCTCCTCATCTTAAAGCTATTATGCCCTATGAAGGGTTCACAGATTTATATCGTGACGGCACATACCATGGAGGTATCTCAAGCACATTTATTGATCGTTGGTTCAATTATAGAATACTTAACAACCTTTCCTTAGAAAATACAGGGTATAGGCACTTACCAAATGAAATAAATAAAAGTCCTCTCTCAACAGCACAAATCTATCAAGATCTGGATTTTGAAAACACGCTTTCTCAAATTAACATACCTGCATATGCTGCAGTAAGCATTCAGGATCATGGACTTCACACAAGAGGGACAATCAATGGATTTCAAAAAATTGGATCATCAAACAAATGGTTAGAGTTGTTTGGAAGAAAAAAATGGGAATACTACTATTCTGAAGATGCAACATCACGCCAAAAAATGTTTTTTGATCAATTCTTAAAAGATGAAAATTCTGGTATTTTAAATCAAGCTCCTATTCGTTATGAATTACGAGAAGCATTCTACAAGGGATCAGTTAAAACTGCTAACGAATGGCCAATTCGAGAAAGAGAATTCATCAAGATGTATCTCGATGCTGAAACCATGAACATGAGTACCCAACCTATTACTAATGAAAATACAACTTCTTACGATGCAACAGTAATTGAAGAACCAGACTTAATTATGAAAAAGCACCGAGTTATATTTAAATATTCTTTTGCTGAGGATACTGATATTGTTGGAAGTATAAAATTAAATTTATTCGTAAGTTCTGATATAGCAGATGATATAGATTTGTTTGTCGGTCTTCAAAAAGAGGATAGTAATGGAGAAACCATATATTTCCAAGGGCCTGCAAAAGAAAAAGGTCAAATTGCTTCAGGTTGGTTACGTGCATCTCATCGTGCATTAGATAAAAATAAATCTACACAAGAAATTCCATTTCATTTGCATGATCATATCGAGAAAATAAGTCCAAAAGAAATCGTAGAGGTACAAGTAGAAATATGGCCTACAACCGTTAAATTTAAACAAGGAGAAAAATTGAGGTTAGTGATTCAGGGAAATGATATTGTAGAATCACAAGAAGAACATAAAGGAATCTTAAACAAAGGAAATACAACAATTTATACAGGAGGAACATATAAGTCATACCTGCAAATCCCGGTTTTAAAATAG
- a CDS encoding FAD-binding oxidoreductase: MKEANFSYWEHKTWLSNIDFTVIGSGIVGLTCALRLQNNFPKAKILVLERGILPNGASTKNAGFACFGSLSEILDDLNSHSEEEVLQLVKKRHDGLQLLRKHLGDQTIGYFQNGGYEFFTKDDQALYEDCFSKREQINTLLKPIFEDDVFSTSSNIFNFENIKPQYIINQFEGQIDTGKMMEALLKKVQNSGIKILNNCTVETFDDDNTSVKIKTDQFTFSTNKVLIATNGFASQLGIQEVKPARAQVLITQPIENLHIKGTFHLDKGYYYFRNIDNRILFGGGRNLDFKAEETTDLAQTELVQQKLEEILRDVILPDINFEINHRWSGIMGVGNQKQSIVKQLSQNVFCGVRQGGMGVAIGSLVGAELADLL, translated from the coding sequence ATGAAAGAAGCTAATTTTAGCTATTGGGAACATAAAACTTGGTTATCTAATATTGATTTTACTGTTATCGGCAGTGGAATTGTAGGGCTTACTTGCGCATTAAGGTTACAAAATAATTTTCCGAAAGCTAAAATTCTTGTCCTGGAGCGTGGTATATTACCAAATGGAGCTAGTACCAAAAATGCAGGTTTTGCTTGTTTTGGAAGCTTATCAGAAATTCTGGATGACTTAAATTCACACAGCGAAGAGGAAGTACTACAGCTTGTCAAAAAAAGGCATGATGGCCTTCAATTATTGAGAAAACATCTGGGAGATCAGACTATTGGTTATTTTCAAAATGGAGGGTACGAATTTTTTACCAAAGATGACCAAGCCCTTTATGAAGATTGTTTTTCAAAAAGAGAGCAAATAAACACCCTATTGAAACCAATTTTTGAAGATGATGTTTTTAGCACAAGTTCTAATATTTTTAATTTTGAAAATATTAAGCCCCAATACATCATTAATCAATTTGAAGGTCAAATCGATACCGGAAAAATGATGGAAGCATTACTAAAAAAGGTTCAAAATTCTGGGATTAAGATTCTAAATAATTGTACCGTCGAAACTTTTGATGATGACAATACTTCTGTTAAAATAAAAACCGATCAATTTACGTTCTCTACAAACAAAGTATTGATTGCTACCAATGGTTTTGCTTCTCAATTAGGAATCCAGGAAGTAAAACCCGCTCGTGCCCAGGTTTTGATTACCCAGCCTATAGAAAATTTACACATTAAAGGAACATTTCATCTAGATAAAGGATATTACTATTTTAGAAATATTGATAACAGAATCTTATTTGGAGGAGGTCGAAATTTAGATTTTAAGGCAGAAGAAACTACAGATTTAGCTCAAACAGAGTTGGTACAACAAAAATTAGAAGAAATTTTACGAGATGTTATTTTGCCCGATATTAATTTTGAAATCAATCATCGCTGGAGCGGAATTATGGGTGTAGGAAATCAAAAACAATCTATTGTTAAACAGTTATCCCAAAACGTATTTTGCGGTGTACGCCAGGGAGGAATGGGCGTTGCAATAGGAAGTTTGGTAGGTGCAGAATTAGCTGATCTTTTATAA
- a CDS encoding alpha/beta fold hydrolase: MKKFFVLTLIGVLLFSCKPYENTKIRKNQITYEDFRSDQRLYPTDDGLLKYIDKGKGPAIVLLHGVPTSGWLYRKMIDPLVANGFRVIVPDMLGYGSSDSPEGFEIYNGENHAKRLLELMEALGIDTWSHVMHDAGGLWTWELMKQAPDKIEKLIVLNTIIYDAGFYPPVRMKPGGLAKTAMWGYRNGVTTNTLLKNLFNQGLKENILNSLDVEGYKTPLLEGKTHAMYYFYSQTCNELPDYSEIFENINIPVTVIWGIHDTMLQWPPQQVRAANALKVKNEDIHFIDEKHFLQETKAKEISYKIVEFLYKKE; this comes from the coding sequence ATGAAGAAATTTTTTGTGCTTACCCTAATAGGGGTATTGCTTTTTTCGTGTAAACCATACGAGAATACCAAAATCAGAAAAAATCAAATCACCTATGAAGATTTTAGATCTGATCAAAGATTATACCCTACAGATGATGGTTTACTAAAATATATAGATAAAGGAAAAGGACCCGCAATTGTATTATTACATGGTGTACCGACTTCGGGATGGTTATATCGTAAAATGATTGACCCTTTAGTTGCAAATGGATTTAGGGTAATCGTACCCGATATGCTGGGATATGGTTCTAGTGATTCTCCCGAAGGTTTCGAAATCTATAATGGAGAAAATCATGCCAAACGCTTGTTAGAACTTATGGAAGCATTAGGAATCGATACCTGGTCTCATGTTATGCACGATGCTGGTGGACTATGGACTTGGGAACTGATGAAACAAGCTCCTGATAAAATCGAAAAACTAATTGTACTTAATACTATCATTTATGATGCTGGATTTTACCCTCCTGTACGTATGAAACCGGGAGGCCTTGCCAAAACAGCTATGTGGGGCTATAGAAATGGAGTTACAACCAATACCTTACTCAAAAATTTATTTAATCAGGGACTTAAAGAAAATATATTAAATTCTCTTGATGTAGAAGGGTATAAAACCCCTTTATTAGAAGGTAAAACACATGCCATGTATTATTTCTATAGTCAAACCTGTAATGAATTACCTGACTACTCAGAGATTTTTGAAAATATCAATATCCCTGTTACTGTTATATGGGGAATACATGACACAATGCTACAATGGCCTCCACAACAAGTCCGTGCAGCTAATGCACTAAAAGTTAAGAATGAAGATATTCATTTTATAGATGAGAAACATTTTTTGCAGGAAACAAAAGCAAAAGAAATCTCGTATAAAATTGTTGAGTTTTTATATAAAAAAGAATAA
- the mtgA gene encoding monofunctional biosynthetic peptidoglycan transglycosylase: MKKHLRFILKSCIAFIILSVLWVFVYTWVNVPATPLMGIRKLQSKNKYTIRHQWVPLSKISKNLQLAVICSEDQRFINHNGFDKEAIEKAMAEYKSGKRLRGASTISQQTAKNVFLWPHRSWIRKGFETYFTFLIETFWSKERILEVYLNSIEMGDGIYGAEAAAQFWFNTSATALNKDEAVAIAAILPNPIRFLANPPSAYTQKRKKWIMIQMRNYGTLVFDKK, from the coding sequence ATGAAAAAACACCTTCGTTTTATACTTAAAAGCTGTATCGCATTTATCATACTAAGTGTGCTTTGGGTATTTGTATATACATGGGTTAATGTTCCTGCTACCCCGTTAATGGGAATTCGAAAATTACAATCTAAAAATAAATATACCATTCGCCATCAATGGGTACCATTATCCAAGATTTCTAAGAACCTACAATTAGCTGTTATTTGCAGTGAAGATCAACGATTTATTAACCATAATGGCTTTGACAAAGAAGCTATCGAAAAAGCAATGGCAGAATATAAATCAGGTAAACGATTGCGAGGCGCAAGTACGATTTCTCAACAAACTGCCAAAAATGTTTTTTTATGGCCACATCGCAGTTGGATACGAAAAGGATTTGAAACCTATTTTACATTTTTGATAGAGACTTTCTGGAGTAAAGAACGTATTCTCGAAGTGTACCTAAACAGCATAGAAATGGGAGATGGAATCTATGGAGCCGAAGCTGCCGCCCAATTTTGGTTTAACACTTCAGCTACTGCACTCAATAAGGATGAAGCTGTAGCTATTGCAGCAATACTTCCTAATCCTATACGCTTTTTGGCAAATCCACCTTCGGCATATACCCAAAAAAGAAAAAAATGGATTATGATACAAATGCGTAATTACGGTACTTTAGTATTTGATAAGAAATAG
- the rpmF gene encoding 50S ribosomal protein L32 produces the protein MAHPKRKISKTRRDKRRTHYKASVPQIATDPTTGEAHLYHRAHWHEGKLYYRGQIVIDNTEEEVA, from the coding sequence ATGGCACATCCTAAGAGAAAAATATCGAAAACAAGAAGAGATAAAAGAAGAACGCATTATAAAGCTTCTGTACCACAAATAGCTACTGATCCAACTACTGGAGAAGCGCATTTGTATCACAGAGCACATTGGCATGAAGGTAAATTATACTATCGTGGTCAAATTGTTATCGACAATACTGAAGAAGAAGTAGCGTAA